In Podospora pseudocomata strain CBS 415.72m chromosome 4, whole genome shotgun sequence, the genomic stretch GGTCCTCTTTCTGCCTTTGTACTTTGCCCTGTCTGGGCTGAAGACTAACCTAGGTCTTCTCAACGATGGTATCACATGGGGTTACTGCATCGGGGTCATTGCCTGCGCCTTTGCTGGTAAGATCATTGGTGGCACCCTCGCAGCTCGCGCCAACAAGCTGCTCTGGCGTGAGAGTTTCACTATTGGCGCCCTGATGTCTTGCAAGGGTCTGGTGGAGTTGATCGTGCTTGTGAGTATCGCGTGACGATCTGGAACTTTTGGTAACGGGCATACTGACAATATTGCAGAACATTGGTTACCAGGCAGGTATCCTGTCCGAAACCACCTTCAGCATGTTTGTTGTTATGGCTTTGGTCACAACCGTAGCCACGACCCCCATGACAAAGCTGCTGTATCCCAAGTGGTACCAAACCAAGGTTGAGCGATGGAGAAAGGGTGAGATCGACTGGGACGGCAACGAGTTGAACCCCTCTGAGAGCCTGCAGGGCGGTCTCAAGAAGGGCGTCGACTCTCAGATCCGCCGTCTCATGGTTCATCTCCGTCTCGACAGTCTCCCCAgcctcttcaccttcatcaccatcctcagcCCCGAAAGCGTCACCAAGAAGCAGGTCGAGCCCGAAACCCCTGATGCCGAGTCCACCGAGGTCATCATCAAGAAACGCCCCCTGGAAGTCCACGGTATGCGCATTCTCGAGCTCACCGACCGTACCTCATCCGTCATGCACCTCACCGAAGGCGAAGACTTTTACTCTCTCCGCGACCCCGTGGTCAACGCCTTCCGCACCTTCTCCCAGCTCCACGACGTCGCCGTCTCGGGCCGCGTCGCCGTCGTCCCCGCCGACTCCTACGCCGAAACCCTCATGACCCAAGCCCACGAAGTCTCCTCCGACTTCGCCCTGATCCCCTGGGGCGAAAGCGGCTCCATGTCCGAAGACCAGTCTTTCCCCGTCACAGCCGACACCAACGAGCGCTTCAAATCCTTCACCCATCTCGActtcatcaaccaaaccCTCGAGAAAGCCTCCGCCATCTGCAACGCAGgcatcttcatcgacaacggCTTCGGCGGCATCACCAAGCCCGTCGACCGCCCCGAGCTCCAACGCACCAAAtccgccatctccatccgcAACCAAGCCGACGTCGCTGTCCTCCCCGTCGCCAACAAGTCCCACCacgtcttcttccccttcttcggcGGCGCCGACGACCGCATCGCGCTGCGTATCGTTCTTCAACTAGCCAAGAACCCCCACGTCTCGGCCACTATCGTCCggatcaacagcagcgaaaaagaaaaactgTCCTCCACTGCCAAATCCGCTGCTGCGTCGACCACCACGACGGAAGACAACAGCGAGACCAACAAGACTGctgtctcttcttctcccgtCTCTGGAACTGACGTTGAGGATGGTGCGCTTTACGCCACGCTCAAGAGCTCTCTCCCGGAAGACCTCGCTACTAGAGTGAATTTCTCTGAGGCGGATGTCCCCGCTGGGAAGGAGGAACTCAAGGAGATTATCCTGCTTGCTCAACAAGCGGTGGGCAACACGAGGGACAATGCcggtgatgttgtcgttTTGGGCCGACGCAATGCCAAGAAGGGGTTTGCTGAGGTCGGTGGGAGCAGCAGTAGCGCTGCTGGTGGCGGAGTGCCGGACCTGAAGAATactgttggggaggtggcggagaggttgatcACCACGGGGATCAGGGCTAGTTTGTTGGTTATTCAGGCTGGGGGGCGGGGGCAGGCTTGATgagtcttgatgatggtgatgatgatgatggatgttgaggttAATGATTGTGTGATAGATGTTTGGGAATGATTATATGTGTaaagatggatgggatgaatGGTTATAGGTCACGGGGTCATGCTCTCGGACACTACAACTGATGGTAATATGGGAATAGGAGCGTGATACCCCCTCTTTCGTTTT encodes the following:
- a CDS encoding hypothetical protein (EggNog:ENOG503NV2B; COG:P); the encoded protein is MAGGELTGNSTGAPPQAGVLEGVNPIVYTPSNPITLFIVQAIIVIIFCQLLAYPLRWLHQPRVIAEVLGGILLGPTVMMRIPGFEAAIFPPASMPVFNNVANLGLIIFLFLVALEVDIRLFTQNWKAALSVGMAGMILPFGLGFAIAWGLYKEFHVDEAIGFGVFGLFIGTALAITAFPVLCRILSELNLLRSGVGVTVLAAGIGNDVTGWVLLALCVALTNNSSGLAALWALLCCIGWTLFLIFAIRPPFIWILKRTGSLHNGPTQGMVALTLLMVLASSWFTGGLVSYPEDPIHTLTGPGIIGVHPIFGAFLVGLICPHDGGFAIKLTEKIEDLISVLFLPLYFALSGLKTNLGLLNDGITWGYCIGVIACAFAGKIIGGTLAARANKLLWRESFTIGALMSCKGLVELIVLNIGYQAGILSETTFSMFVVMALVTTVATTPMTKLLYPKWYQTKVERWRKGEIDWDGNELNPSESLQGGLKKGVDSQIRRLMVHLRLDSLPSLFTFITILSPESVTKKQVEPETPDAESTEVIIKKRPLEVHGMRILELTDRTSSVMHLTEGEDFYSLRDPVVNAFRTFSQLHDVAVSGRVAVVPADSYAETLMTQAHEVSSDFALIPWGESGSMSEDQSFPVTADTNERFKSFTHLDFINQTLEKASAICNAGIFIDNGFGGITKPVDRPELQRTKSAISIRNQADVAVLPVANKSHHVFFPFFGGADDRIALRIVLQLAKNPHVSATIVRINSSEKEKLSSTAKSAAASTTTTEDNSETNKTAVSSSPVSGTDVEDGALYATLKSSLPEDLATRVNFSEADVPAGKEELKEIILLAQQAVGNTRDNAGDVVVLGRRNAKKGFAEVGGSSSSAAGGGVPDLKNTVGEVAERLITTGIRASLLVIQAGGRGQA